The Streptomyces sp. TLI_105 DNA segment AGCTCCGCCGTCACCCGTCGTTCGTCCCCCCTTTTCCCCGTCCCTTCCCACGAGGACCCTCTTCGCCGAGACACCGATGGCCGGTCACGAATTCCCCGAACCCGCGGACCGCAAGCGCGTCGCCGACTCCACGGTCGACCCCCTCGCGGTAGAACAGCCACGTCATGCCTGCGACCCGGCCTTCCGGCACGGGGTGGTCGTCGGCTTCGACGGCTCCACGTCCAGTGAGCGCGCCCTCGCGTACGCCATCGGCATGGCCCGCCGCTCCGGATCGGGCCTGATCATCGTGCACGTGGCCAACCGGCTGCCCACCACGGTGTGGGCCGGCTGCGAGCCCCCGGTCTTCGTCGACGTGCCGGACCACCGCACCGAGGTCCTCGGCCTGGAACTGGCCTGCGCCGAGCACCTCTCCGAGGTGCCGTGGATCCTGGTCGAGCGCGGCGGGGACATCTGCCACGAGCTGGAGGAGGTCGGCCGGGAGTACTCGGCCGACGCGATCGTGGTCGGCTCCACGCACGGGATCGTCGGCCGGATCTTCGGCTCGGTCGCCGGCCGCCTCGCGCGCCGCGCCCAGCGGCCCGTCATCGTCATCCCGTAACGCGCCCGCGGACTCCTCCCGTTTCGTACGGCCCGTCAGGTCACTCCCTCAACTGCCGTCATCCGGCCATAAATTCGGCCTTCCTCAGGTGAATTGTGTGCTTGTGAAGGGTACATAAAGGTCACGGAACGCAGCAGCTCACGCAGGACAACTGCACACCTGAAGGGAGCCCGCCGTGAACAACGAAGTCGCCGCGGGAAACACCACCTCCACGCTCGGCCACCTGGCACTCGGACTGACCCTGCTGGCCTTCGGCCTGGGCGGAACCGGTGTCATCGACAACGTCGCGGCAGCGGATGCCGCCGGTCTCGCCACCTGGGTCGGCGGCGTGACGCTCTTCCTCGTCGGACTGCTCGCCCTGCGCGCGGGCGACAAGGGCGAAGGCACGGCGTACGCGGCGCTCGGCGCCTTCTGGTTCACCTGGGGCAGCG contains these protein-coding regions:
- a CDS encoding universal stress protein is translated as MAGHEFPEPADRKRVADSTVDPLAVEQPRHACDPAFRHGVVVGFDGSTSSERALAYAIGMARRSGSGLIIVHVANRLPTTVWAGCEPPVFVDVPDHRTEVLGLELACAEHLSEVPWILVERGGDICHELEEVGREYSADAIVVGSTHGIVGRIFGSVAGRLARRAQRPVIVIP